Proteins encoded within one genomic window of Arachis ipaensis cultivar K30076 chromosome B08, Araip1.1, whole genome shotgun sequence:
- the LOC107611173 gene encoding uncharacterized protein LOC107611173 — MTLEKALCDLGASINLMPLSLMKKLAIEEVKPTRMSLQMADRSLKIPNGVVENLLVKIGEFIFPANFVILDMEEEGHNSIILGQSFLATERAIIDVEKGEMTDRVHDEKMIINVFKVMQFPPEKEKHMRVEMIEDLVEEVFETNAQEEQEEEMRIDQDVWYTKS; from the coding sequence aTGACACTAGAAAAGGCTCTctgtgatttaggagccagcatcaacttgatgcctctcTCATTGATGAAAAAGCTTGCAATAGAGGAAGTCAAACCAACAagaatgtcacttcaaatggcTGATAGATCACTCAAGATACCTAATGGAGTTGTAGAAAACTTGTTGGTGAAGATTGGGGAATTCATCTTCCCTGCTAATTTTGTCATTTTAGACATGGAAGAAGAAGGacacaactcaatcatcttggggcAATCTTTCTTAGCAACAGAaagagctatcattgatgtggagaAAGGTGAAATGACCGACAGGGTACATGATGAAaaaatgatcatcaatgtctttaaagTGATGCAATTCCCTCCTGAGAAAGAAAAGCATATGAGAGTGGAAATGATAGAAGACTTGGTGGAAGAAGTGTTTGAAACCAACGcccaggaggaacaagaagaagaaatgagaATTGATCAAGATGTctggtacacgaaatcgtga